The following DNA comes from Alienimonas californiensis.
TCCGGCGGGGTGACGATGATCTCGCCGCCGGCGCCGGTCAGGGCGAGGGCGGGGCGGCGGGCGTCCAGCGCCGCCAACTCCGCCAGCAGTGCCGTGCGGAACCGGCCCGGCGGCAGCGCCTCGGCGGCCCGACGCCCGCGGGAGGCGGCGACGGGTCGGCCGGCCTCCGCCCGCCCGGCCTCCGCCCGCTCGGCCGCGACGCCCCCGATCGCGACGCCCTCGGCCGCGACGCCCCCGATCGCGACGCCCTCGGCCGCGGCGCCCAGCGCCGCCAGGCACATGAGCGGCGCAACGACGGGTCGCAGGACGGAACGGCGGACCATGGGAGCGCTGGGCACGGGGACGGGGCCGGTCCTGCGCTTATCGGCCGGCCGGTCCGACGGATCGCGGCGAATCTGCGGGCGGGGTGAAGAAATCGGCGGTCGGGCGTCGATGTCGGCTCATGTCGGCGGCGATCCCGGACCGGGGCCGCCGCCCCGCGGCGTTCGCTCCCCGTTCCCCCGTCGGCCTCGCCCTCATGCCCGTCTCGCTGCCGGCCGCCCTGCTGTGCGCCCTGCTGCCGGGCGCCTCGCCCGAAACGCCGACCTTGGCCGAGACCCCCACGCTGGCCGAGACCCCCACGCTGACCGAAAGCCCCACGCTGGCCGAGGCGCCGACCGGCGTGCCGACGCTCGCCGGGTCGCCGGCGCCGGACGTGGGCGGGGCGGGCTTCGTGCCGGCGGAGATCGCCGCCGCGGACGCCCCGCCGCTGTCCGCCCTCAGCACCGTGTGCGTGGTGGCGCTGGCGGAGCGTCGGTTCGAAGCGGCCTCCCCGCACTTCAGCGCCGTGCACGCCGGCCGCACCTATTTCTTCGCCTCGGAGCAGGCCCTCCAGACCTTCCGCGAGGCTCCGGACCGCTACGCCCCGGCCTGGTGCGGCATGGACCCGGTCGCCTACCTGGATGAAGACACCCTCGCCGAGGGCGCCCACCTCCGCCGCCACGCCGGCCGCTTCTACCTGTTCACGACCGTGGAGAACTGGAACGTCTTCCGCACCGCCCCGGGGCGCTACGCCCGCTGAACGTCTCCCCTCGCCCCCTTTTGGGGGAGAGGGGTCGGGGGTGAGGGGGCAGTGATTCCCGATTACCGTTCACTGTCCGCCTGCTCGCCCGTCGACCGATTCGTCACCGCACAGTGCGGAGACGTAGGAACCGTGCGTCACCCTCACCCCCGGCCCCTCTCCCTGAGGGAGAGGGGGGAAGAGCGACGCGAACCGTTCTCGGCGTTCGTAGGCCTGCTGCCCCCCTCGCCCCCCTTTGGGGGAGAGGGGTCGGGGGTGAGGGGGCGGTGACTTCCGCACGCCCTGCACTGCCCGCTTCGCTCTCTCGTCGGTTTGTCACCGCAGAGAGCGGAGACCGGTGAACCGTGCCCCACCCTCACCCCCGGCCCCTCTCCCTGAGGGAGAGGGGGGAACGAAGGCTCACTCCGCGGCGACCGCGGCGTCGGGCGACGGGCCGATCTCCAATCGCACCTTCAAGCCCGGCCGCAGGCGGAGGCCGGCGTTGTCGATCGTGGCCCGGACGCGGACCTCTCCCGTGCTGGGTTCGACCTCGCTGCCGATGTAGGTGACGCGGCCGACGCGGCGGATCGGCTTTTCTGCGGACGACGTGCCGGGGGTGTCGCCGGTCGGCTGGTAGATCACCGCGGCGGGGGCGCCGAGGCGGTCGCGGACGGCGTCGTAGTCGGCGAAGCCCTCCGCCCGCAGCACGTCCAACCGCAACACCCGCACCACGGGGGAGCCCGGCTCCACCCACTCGCCGGGTTGCCGGAGGCGCTCCTCCACCACGCCGGCCAGCGGCGAGGTCAGCGTGTGCCGCTTCAGGGTGAGTTCCGCCAGCTTGAGGTCCAGCTCCTCCGCGGCGACCTTCAGTTTCTTGACGTCCTGCTCCAACGTGCGTTGGGCGAGAGTCGCCTCGGCCTCGGCGAGGGCCCGGCGGCGGGTATCCAGTTCGTCCAGCGACGCCGACGCCGCGTTGCGTTCCCGGATCGCTTCGATTCGCTCCAGAGCGGTGCGGGCGAATTCCACGGAGGCGGCGGCGAACTCGCGGGCGCTGTCCTCCTCGGCCTCCCGCCGCGTGAGGGCCAGTTGCCCGGCCGCGGCGTCGCGGGCGATTACCGCGGCGGCGGCGTCCAGCCGGGCGACCGGGTCGCCCTCTTTCACCTCGCCCAGTTCCGGCACGGTCAGTTCGGCCAGCACGCCGGCGGTTTCCGCGGGCACGTCCGCCTTCTGATCGACCCGCAGGAAGGCCGAGTCGATCGTCAGCACGTCCGCGGCGCCGGCGCTTTCCCCGGGCGAGCCGGCGGCCCGCTGCGGACCGGCGGCGAGGAGCAGGACGAGGGCGAACGCGACAGGCATGACGGGCGACCGGAGATCCAACGGGCGGCGGAGCGGACCAACGCCGCTCTACGTTCCGTCCGCTCCGGCCCCGACGCCACCCCGGCCGTTCCACCCCGGCCGTTCCACCCCGGCGTCGCTACCGGGCGGCGAGGGCGACCGGGCGGGGGCGGCAACCGCGGCAGGGGGCCGTGCGGTGCGTGGCGGGGTCGAACACCACCGCGGCGCCGCAGTGCGAGCAGGCCCGAATCTCCACCGCCGCGTCCCAGTCGCACAACGCCGTCCCCCGCACCAGCGACCCGCAGACCAGCAGCGATCCCGCCAGCATGGCAGTGCTGAGCAATCGAAACATCGTCGGTCCCTCCCCGGCCGAGGCCGGTACGGGCCGCCCGCCCCGCAGGGCGTATGCGGGGGGAGCCGGTCTTGGTTGGATCGGCGCACCGGCTTTCGGAGCGACGCCCCTCCACTTGTCGGCCACAAATTCACACGTTCTTCGCATCACCTTCAACATCGGTTCCCGCCTCCTCGGCCGGGAGGTTCCCCCGGGGAAGTTCCCGAGCGAGCGCCCGACACCGGACGGCGCGGGAAGCCGGGGCGGCGGGTCGGGGGGGGCGAACGGGGGCACAGCGGTCGGCAGGCCGGGGGGCGGCGGGATAGGATGTCGCCCCGCTCGCCCGCCCCCCGCCACGACCGGTTCGCTCGTGACCGGCCCCGCCGTGACTTCCGCCGCGTCCCCCGCCCCGACCCGGCCCGTGCGGCCGGCGTTTCCGGATCCGGTGCCGCCGGAGGACCCCGCTGCCGTGCGGGCGGCCCGCCGCAATCGGACCCGGCGGCTGATCTTCGCCGGCGCCGTCGGCGTGGGCGTGCGGCTGGTGGTGATCGTGGCGGAGTTCGCCGCCTACCTGGCCTGCGGCGCCGACGTGCTGCTGGTCGACGCCGTCGCCAGCCTCGCGGACGTCGCCGCCAGTCTCGCCCTGCTGGCGGCGGTGAAATACGCGGAGCGTCCGCCGGACGACGATCACCCCTTCGGGCACGGCCGGTTCGAGCCGCTCGCGGGGCTGCAACTGGGGGTGCTCATCGTGCTGCTGGGCGCCGTGCTGGGCGGACAGGCCGTGTGGGACGCGGCCCGGGAGGAAGTCGCCCTGAACCTGCCGCTGTGGGCCGCCGCGGTCCCGCTGGCGGCGGCCGTGCTGCTGGAGATCACCGGCCGGGTGGTGAAGAACGTCGGCCGGCGGGAACACAGTTCGGCCCTGATCGCCGAGGCCTACCACTACCGCATCGACGCCGGCACCAGCCTGATCGCGGCGGTCGGCCTGGCCGCGGCGGCGACCGTGCCGGACTGGGGCGGGCTGATCGACCGCGGCGGGGCGGCGCTGCTGGCGGCCTTGATGATCGGCCTCGGCGCCGCCGCCGTCTGGGAGAACCTGCATCAACTCGTGGACGGCGTGCCGGACGACGCCCGGTTCGAACTGGTCCGCGAGGCCGCCGCCTCCGTGGAGGGCGTTTTGGAAGTGGAGAAGGTCCGCATTCAACACGCCGGCCCGGACGCCCATGTGGATATCGACGTGGAGGTGAACCCGGAGGAGACCGTCTGCGAAGCCCACCGCACCGCCCAGCACGTGCGGGCCGCGGTGCAGTCCGCCTGGCCCAGCGTGCGGGAGGTGGTCGTGCACGTGGAGCCGTATTACGAAGGCGACCATTAATCGGGAGCGGACGCCGTCGCTGGACAAGGCGGTCTGAGGCCGGGCAGAGTGCTCCTCCCGCCTTCCCCCGCCCTTCCCGGGTCCCGCCTTGATGTCGTTCTCCCGCTCCGCGTTCGCCCCCGCTGCGCCCGTACGCCGCCCGTCCCGTCGGCGGGGCTTCACCCTAATTGAACTGCTGGTGGTGATCGCGGTCATCGCGATCCTGGTCTCCCTGTTGCTGCCCGCGGTGCAGCAGGCCCGGGAGGCGGCCCGGCGGACGGCCTGTTTGAACAACCTCAAGCAGATCGGGCTGGCAATGCACAATTACGAGTCGACGCTCAAGACGTTCCCCTCCGGCTACCTCTACGCTCCGGGCGACGTCGGCGCCCCCGGGGGCGTGGGCAACACCCGCGGCTACGGCTGGGGGGCGCTGCTGCTGCCGTATCTCGACCTGCCGAACGTACACGCGGAGATCGACTTTAACGTCCCGATCTACGACCCCGCCAACGCCGCGATCCGCACCCGCCACCTGCCGGTGTTCCTCTGTCCGACGGACACCGTCTCCGACGGCGGCTACGTGGTAATGGGCGAGGGGGAGGCGACCGAACCGCAGATCTCCACCGGCGAGGTCGAGGCCTACGCGATGGCCAGTTTCGTCGCCTGTTTCGGCCCGCCGGATCTGGACGACAACCAGACGCAGCGCGACGGGATGTTCAGCCGCAACAGCGCCACCCGCATCGCCGAGGTCCGCGACGGGCTCTCCAACACCCTGATGGTCGGCGAACGCAACAACGGCCCGTTCCGCAGCGGGGCGGAGCACGGCGTGCACTTTGAATACGAAACGAACTGGATCGGCGGCGTCCGGGAGATCACCGAAGCCTCCGACGACCACGGCCACATGATCCTGTTCCAGACTGGCCACACGCCCAACAGTCCGCAGAGCGACGACCGGGACGTCTCCGCCCCGCACGTCGGTTTCGCCCAGTTCCTGCTGGGGGACGGTTCCGTGCACACGATCGGCGAGTCGATCGACTTCGACGTCTAC
Coding sequences within:
- a CDS encoding YHS domain-containing protein, whose amino-acid sequence is MSAAIPDRGRRPAAFAPRSPVGLALMPVSLPAALLCALLPGASPETPTLAETPTLAETPTLTESPTLAEAPTGVPTLAGSPAPDVGGAGFVPAEIAAADAPPLSALSTVCVVALAERRFEAASPHFSAVHAGRTYFFASEQALQTFREAPDRYAPAWCGMDPVAYLDEDTLAEGAHLRRHAGRFYLFTTVENWNVFRTAPGRYAR
- a CDS encoding efflux RND transporter periplasmic adaptor subunit, with the translated sequence MPVAFALVLLLAAGPQRAAGSPGESAGAADVLTIDSAFLRVDQKADVPAETAGVLAELTVPELGEVKEGDPVARLDAAAAVIARDAAAGQLALTRREAEEDSAREFAAASVEFARTALERIEAIRERNAASASLDELDTRRRALAEAEATLAQRTLEQDVKKLKVAAEELDLKLAELTLKRHTLTSPLAGVVEERLRQPGEWVEPGSPVVRVLRLDVLRAEGFADYDAVRDRLGAPAAVIYQPTGDTPGTSSAEKPIRRVGRVTYIGSEVEPSTGEVRVRATIDNAGLRLRPGLKVRLEIGPSPDAAVAAE
- a CDS encoding cation diffusion facilitator family transporter, with protein sequence MTGPAVTSAASPAPTRPVRPAFPDPVPPEDPAAVRAARRNRTRRLIFAGAVGVGVRLVVIVAEFAAYLACGADVLLVDAVASLADVAASLALLAAVKYAERPPDDDHPFGHGRFEPLAGLQLGVLIVLLGAVLGGQAVWDAAREEVALNLPLWAAAVPLAAAVLLEITGRVVKNVGRREHSSALIAEAYHYRIDAGTSLIAAVGLAAAATVPDWGGLIDRGGAALLAALMIGLGAAAVWENLHQLVDGVPDDARFELVREAAASVEGVLEVEKVRIQHAGPDAHVDIDVEVNPEETVCEAHRTAQHVRAAVQSAWPSVREVVVHVEPYYEGDH
- a CDS encoding DUF1559 domain-containing protein yields the protein MSFSRSAFAPAAPVRRPSRRRGFTLIELLVVIAVIAILVSLLLPAVQQAREAARRTACLNNLKQIGLAMHNYESTLKTFPSGYLYAPGDVGAPGGVGNTRGYGWGALLLPYLDLPNVHAEIDFNVPIYDPANAAIRTRHLPVFLCPTDTVSDGGYVVMGEGEATEPQISTGEVEAYAMASFVACFGPPDLDDNQTQRDGMFSRNSATRIAEVRDGLSNTLMVGERNNGPFRSGAEHGVHFEYETNWIGGVREITEASDDHGHMILFQTGHTPNSPQSDDRDVSAPHVGFAQFLLGDGSVHTIGESIDFDVYNGLGTRAGNEVLDEW